The Myxococcales bacterium genome includes the window CGGCGATGCACGCCGCCGCCGAGGCATCCGTGTCGGGATTGCTGCAGTCTAGGCCGAGCTCCGTGCCATCAAACAGCCCGTCGTTATCGCTGTCTGGATCTAGCGCATTGATGATTCCATCGTCATCGCTATCTTGGTCATAGGCTGGCTCGTCACCGTCGACGACGCCGTCGTCGTCGCTATCGGCATCGTTAGGATCTGTCTCAAGCACGAGTTCTAGCCACGTTGGCAAGCCATCACCGTCGTCGTCGGCGCCGGTCTGCACGGTTACCGTCGCCGTGGCCTCGCCGCCATTGCCATCGGAGACCGTGTACGTAAACGTGACGGTGCCTTCGAATATGCCATCAGGCGTATAGGTTATGGTTCCATCGACGTTGATGACCGCGGTGCCGGCGTTTGGCACGCTAACCGCCGTGACCGTGAGCGTGTCGCCGTCGACGTCGCTATCATTTGCCAGCACCTCGATGATGACGGGGGCCGTTGTCGCCAACGCGTTATCGTCGACCAAGGTGGGCGGGCTATTGATCGCCGTGATCGAGATGACGGTGGCCTGCGTGTCGCACAAATCTGGCGTGCCGCCGTCGCAAATTTGCACGCTCACGGTGCAGCTCGCAGGCGGCGTTGGGCCCGCTGGCGTAAACGTATATTCGCCCGTGCCCGCATCAACAGCGCCGCCGCAGGTGTCGCCCGCGCCGACAGTCCATGTTTGCGCGGGGCCATCGGCATCATCGCGCGTTGGATTGTACGTATACGCGGCATCCTCAGTGGCCGCCAGCGGCGCGATGCTGGTGATCACGGGCGCGTCGTTGGTTGCGGTGATCGAAATGACGGTGGCCTGCGTGTCGCACAAATCTGGCGTGCCGCCGTCGCAAATTTGCACGCTCACGGTGCAGCTCGCAGGCGGCGTTGGGCCCGCTGGCGTAAACGTATATTCGCCCGTGCCCGCATCGACAGCGCCGCCGCAGGTATCACCCGCGCCGACGGACCAATTCTGCGCGGGGCCATCGGCATCATCGCGCGTTGGATTGTACGTATACGCGGCATCTTCGGTGGCCGCCAGCGGCGCGGTGCTGGTGATCACGGGCGCGTCATTGGTCGCGGTGATCGAAACGACGGTGGCCTGCGTGTCGCACAAATCTGGCGTGCCGCCGTCGCAAATTTGCACGCTCACGGTGCAGCTCGCAGGCGGCGTTGGGCCCGCTGGCGTAAACGTATATTCGCCCGTGCCCGCATCAACAGCGCCACCGCAGGTGTCACCCGCGCCGACGGACCAATTCTGCGCGGGGCCATCGATATCCACACGCGCAGGCGTATAGGTATAGCCCGTCGCTTCAGTCGCCGGATTCGGCGCGAGGCTCGTGATCTCGGGCGCATCATTTACCGGTGAAACCGTAACCGTAACCGTTGCCGAAGCCTGCCCGCCAAGGCCATCAGCGATGGTGTACGTAAACGTCATCGTGCCAAAGTAATTTTCTTGTGGCGTTATCGTCAGGCCGGTGCCGCCGCCGGTGATTGCGGCAGCGCCATTGCTCGGTTGCGTCACGGCAATAATGGTAAGCGAGTTGTTGTCGAAGTCGCTATCGTTGTCGAGCACGGGCACAGCGGTCGCCGCGGCGTCTTCATCCACGGTGATCGAGTCGTCGCTGGCAACCGGCGCGCGATTAATAGTGGTGTTGTCCGTGGCGCTATTATTACCCAAAGATGGGTCTGTCACGTTGCTCGGCGCGGTGACCGTCGCCGTATTGGCGAGCGTCCCACTCGCGCTAGCGGAAATCGTCGCGCTTACCGTGTAGGTGGCAATGCCTCCCGGTGCCAGCGTCACCGTGCTAGCAAGATTGCCCGAACCGGAGGCGGCGCCGCAGGCAGATCCAGCCGTTGCGCTGCACGTCCACGTCACGCCGGTTAAGCCCGCCGGAAACGTATCGGCAACCGCGGCATCAAAGATGGGCAAGGGCTCGGTGCTGGTGTTAGTGACGGTGATCGTATAGGTGGTGCTGTCGCCGGGGGCGAGCAAGGTTTGGCTATCGGTGATCGCGATGGACAAATCGACGGTCGAACACATCACAATATTTGTTACGGCTGCGTTGGGCTCGCCTGCCGCACCGCGCGTTGCGCCATTGGCCGGAAATTCGCTAAGCACCGCGCGATTGGTTGTGCCGTTGGCACCACCTGTGGCGCTGCGTGCAACCGCACCGCCAGCCACGGCGATAAAGCCGCCACCGCCGCCACCGCCGGGGCCTTCGGCTTCGTTGGTGGCCGCGAGCGTTTGATTGCCGCCCACGCCGCCGTTGGCTTCGACCGAAATGTCGCTGAGCGCATTGGTGCGAAGCACGATCGTGCCACCGGCGCCGCCACCGCCAGGCGCATCGCCGGGATTGCCATTGGAGGCAACCGCGCTGGCGCCATTGGCCCTCACAACGCCTGCGCCGCTTACTTGGTTGGCAACCAAAAACACCATGCCGCCGCCTCGACCGCCTGCGCTGGCGGCGCCATTGTTGCCGTCGCCCGCGCCACCACCACCGCCCATAAACAGGCGCCCGCCCGTTGGATCGTTGGCCACGGGTCGCCCGCCAAGGCCGCCAACTTCGCGGCGCGAATCGCCCCCCCACAGCGCATTACCGGGGCCGATGGTTAGCGCGTCTTGATCGCTCCCAGAGTACGTATAGCCACCGCGGCCGCCGCCTGAGGACGTCGTCAGCGCGTTGCCGTTGGCAATATAGCCCGGATCTAACGTCCACGCCGTGGCGCCGGTGGCCGCACCGTCCATCACGCCTTGGCCCGTCCACGTCGCGCCGCTATTGCCGTTGGCGCCACCGCCACCACCACCGTTATGCCCATCACCGCCACCGCCGCCGTTGGCGGCCGCGCCGCGTGAGTAACGTCCGTTGAAGGTCGAATCATAGCGAGCCCCATCGCCGGCGATGCCCTCGCCTTTTTCCGCGCCATTGCCGGCCGCGTTGGAGCGATACGTGGTGACGCCGTTGGACGTCGAGTTATCGACCACGCCGCCGCGAAAGCCTTGGGCCGAAACATCGATGCCTGCGCCGTCGATGCTGGCGGTGCCGCCAACATGCACCGCGACGATGCCGCCGCGCGTACCATTCCACGCGGTCGCGACGATCGAGCCGCTGCCGCTTACCGCTAGGCTGCTAAGTTGCGGCACGCGGACCACTTGCGTGCGACCTGCCGCGCCCGACGTATATGCATAGCGCAACCCCGTTTGGCAGCTGGTATCGATGGTAATGGTGTTGACTGCGATCGACGCAACCTTGACAAACTCATACCGTCCCGCATTGCCAAGCGCGGTGACGGCGCCATAGCCGACGGCATCGGTGCTATCGATGGTGGCACCCTGCATCTGGACGATCAGGAGCAAATCGCCAGCCGCGAGGTTGCCAAACGTGACGTTGTTTAGCGTCGTCGCATCGTCGACCGTAAACGACGTTGCGCCCGCGATCACGTCGGCGTTAAGCGCCGCATAGTCATTGAGCACCGTGTTGGCGGTGGTAACCGCAAGCGCGCCGTCCTGGCCGGTCAGCGCCTCGCTAGTTTGCTCGGTATCGCTTGATGCGCCGTCGCCAACATCTAGATCTGTACCGCACGCTACTAACCATGTGCTCATGGCACACAAAATAAATACTCGCATCATGCTGTCCCCCAGTGCTCGCGGCACCAACAAAATTCTAGCTGGTGGCAACCACAGGCCCAAGCAGATCTGCTTGCGTTTCGGTGAGGGCCTATGTCATGCGGCTGCCTACATATTGCGCGCTAGGCGCACTAGGCTCGCTCGCACGTGAGCAGCGAATGGCAGACGCCGACCTCGTGGTCTTCGGCGACGACGCGCAGGCCAGCGGCCTCAATGAGGCGGCGCAGGACCTCGGAGTGGTACATGCGGCTATTGCCGTTGGCGATGCAGGCGAAATAGAGCGAGGTCGCGACCACGCAGTAGCGGGCGCTTTCGTAGCGCTGGCGATTCCACAAAAGCTCCAAGATCATGACGCGGCCGCCGGGGGCGAGTGCGGCGCTGGCGCGGCGCAGGATTGAGGCGATCTGATCTTCGGAGAAGCAATCGAGAAATTGGCTCATCCAGATGACGTCGGCGGTGCCTGGTAGCACGGCATCGTTGGCGAGGACGTTCATAGGAAACGCGGCGACGCGGCTGGCCTGCGCTGGTGGCAAGGCTTCGATGTTCGGGGCCGCAAGCGCGAGTTGCTGCGGGAGGTCCACCATGGCGATTTGGACGGCAGCGTCGCGCGCGACGCAAGCGCGCGCGAATTTGCCGACGTTAGCGCCAATATCCATGATGCGGCCGACGGATCGGTCAAAGACTCGGTCTAAGCACAGCGCAAACACTTCGTCGGAATAGTAGTTATCGAACGAAAACCACGAGTCGCGCACCACCGGCGGCAGCGACGACAGGCCTTCATAGAGCGTGCTCCATGCCCCCAGCTCGCGTAGGCCAATGGGCAACCCTTCGCGCAGCGACGCCTCAAAATGGCCAAAGGCGCGATAGCAAATGTGATGTGAAAAATCGGTATTGATGCGGACCGCGGGCTCTTTGAGCCAAAAAACCCCAGCCTTCTTGATGTAATAGCGAGCGTCATCGTATTCGGTGAACCCCGCAACGAAAGAGGCCTCAAGCAGTAAATCTATGGCGTACGGCGACAAGCCATTTGTGGTGGGAGCGACGTCGGATGCAACGACGCCTTTTTTGCCGGCGCGATACAAGGCGTCGAACACGCCGCTATCGCGCGCCACCCGCATCGCCTGAAACATTAGCGGCGCAAAGGCCATCTTCTGCGCCTCAAAGCGCGCCAGCTCGGCTGACGTGCTCGGATCGGCGACGCGCTGCACCGAGCTCATACGAACCTCGCCAGCTCGCTGCGATACGCCGCGAGCAGCGCGATGATCCACGTATCGCTGCGCTCATCGCCAACAAAGGCCGGCACCGTCTGCCGCACCCATTGGTAGATGTTGCGTAACGGCGCGGGCAGGCGCTCGGCGCCGTTGACGGCATCGGTGGCCTGCGCCGCGGCCAACAGCGAAATGACCGCGACGTGCTCGCTTAGATCGAGCACTTGGCGCAGCTCGCGCGCGGCGAGCGTGCCCATTGGCACCTTGTCTTGGTTGTGGCCCTCGGTGCTGCGCGAAAACGCGGTGGCGGGCATGCAGGCCTTGAGCGCCTCGGCGACCAGCGCCGACGCCGTGATCTCCAGCGCCTTAAACCCGTGATGCGCGACGCGCGACTCATCGAGCACCAACACCAAGTTCTCGGGAATGCCCGTCGCTGGCGCCGCGTGGCACAGCAGCATCAATTGGCGCTCAAGCGCCTCGGCGCTGCTGGCAACTTGCGTCTTGAGCGAATCGGCGACGTAGGCGACGTGGCCGCCATAGAAATTGCCGCCGTGCAAGATATCGCCGGTTTCGGGGCAAACCAGCGGATTATCGCCGGCGCTGTTTAGCTCGATGTCGACGACGTTCGCGGCATGCGCCGCGGCGTCGAGCAAGACGCCAACCACGTGCGGCGCGCAGCGGATTGAATATGGATCTTGCACTTTGCCAGCGTGCGGAATCGGTCGCGCCGGCACGCCCAGATCGTCGCGCACCCACGCGGCATATTGCGCCGAACCGGGATGCGGCTTGGCGACAAAAATGCGCTCGTCAAAATGCGCCGCCTGCCCCTGCAGCAGCCAACTGTTCCACGCGGTAATCGTGGCATGCCAACGCGCGAACTGATTGGCGCGCGCCAGGCCGATGGACGCCAACGCCGTCATGACGCTGGTCCCATTCATGATCGAGAGGCTTTCCTTGGGTTGGAGTTGCCATGGCACCAGCCCTGCCTCGCGCAGGGCCACCTCGGCCGGCACCACCTTGCCTTGCCAATACGCCTCTCGCTCGCCCTCGAGTACTGCGGCAACGTAGGACATTGGCGTTAAGTCGCCGCTGGCGCCAACCGAGCCAATCTCGGGCATGCATGGCAAGACGCCCGCCGCAAGCAAGTGTTCAAGCGCCTGCATGGTCTCGACCCTGATGCCGCTGTAGCCGGCGCTAAGCTGCGCCAGACGCGTCACCAACACCGCCGCGCTCTCGCTGGCCGCGAAATGCGCGCCAACGCCCGCACCGTGATAGCGAAACAAGTTGGTCGCGAGCGCCTGGGTCAGCGCGGCACCGACCTCCTGCGTGCACGAGGCGCCAAAGCCGGTTTTGATGCCATAAAGCGCCGAATGGCCACTTAGGCGCTCATGCACCGCGGCGCGCGTGCGTTGCATTTGCTGCACCCAGGTGGCGTTTTGGCTAAGCGCGACGCGGCGTGTGCCAAGCGCCACGGCGACAACATCGCGATACGACAGCCGGCCGTCGCCAATTGAGATGGTAGGTACGAGGGTCACGCTTGGCTCCAGAAGTCGTAGAAGTTAAACCAATTGAGCGGCGCCAATTGGGCGTACTTGTCGATAAATTGCGCAAATTGGTCGACGTAGGGCTGGGCGGCGCCCGCGCGGTCGCCTCGCCGCAGCACGACGCGCTCGGCGAGCAGCTCGCAGTGAAGGTCATAGCGATTGGGCTTGGTGTAGAGCCCCGCGACAAAATAGACCGGGCAGCCCAGGGAGTGCGCCAAGATCCACGGCCCAAGCGGAAAGCGCGCCGGAGCGCCAAGGCAGGTCGCGGTGACGCAGCGCTCGTCGCGATCGCTGCGGCGATCCGACAACATGGCGACCAGCTCGCCGCGCGCGATCGCGGCCTTGATCTTGAGGATCGGCTCGATGGCGGCGCCCGGGCCCGAGCCGCCGAGCGAGATAACGCGCAACAAGGCGCCCGGCGCCAGCGACTGCAACACGCGATTGACGCGCTCGGCGTTGGTGAAATCGACGACAATCGTTAGCGGCACCGCGAAGTGGGCGGCCGCGGCGCGCATCGCCTCGAAGCTGCCGAGATGGGCGCCGACGAGCAGCGCACCGGTTTTGCGCTGCACGGCCTGCACAATCAGCTCATGGCCGTGGCGCTCGATCTGCAGCGCGTGCCATTTGCCGGTCAAGAAAAACAGTCGATCGAGCGACGTCTGCGCGAAGGCGTGAAGATGGCGTAGGGTTTGACGAAACGTCGCCGGTAGCCCCATGCGTTGCAAATACGCCGCCGAGACGCGGCGCGCGGCGCGGTGAAACGTCGCGTAGTAGAGGCACAGCCCGTACAAAAACCAACCGGCGACGCGGCGGCCGGCGAGCCGCGCCAGCGCGACGACAAAACGAATGCCAAGCACGGTGCCGGCCTCTGGGATGGAGCGCCATGACGACGGCGCCGCCTTGCCGCCCGCCGCTGCGTCTTCGTTCACGCCTGCCCTCGCCGGCATG containing:
- a CDS encoding tandem-95 repeat protein, giving the protein MSTWLVACGTDLDVGDGASSDTEQTSEALTGQDGALAVTTANTVLNDYAALNADVIAGATSFTVDDATTLNNVTFGNLAAGDLLLIVQMQGATIDSTDAVGYGAVTALGNAGRYEFVKVASIAVNTITIDTSCQTGLRYAYTSGAAGRTQVVRVPQLSSLAVSGSGSIVATAWNGTRGGIVAVHVGGTASIDGAGIDVSAQGFRGGVVDNSTSNGVTTYRSNAAGNGAEKGEGIAGDGARYDSTFNGRYSRGAAANGGGGGDGHNGGGGGGANGNSGATWTGQGVMDGAATGATAWTLDPGYIANGNALTTSSGGGRGGYTYSGSDQDALTIGPGNALWGGDSRREVGGLGGRPVANDPTGGRLFMGGGGGAGDGNNGAASAGGRGGGMVFLVANQVSGAGVVRANGASAVASNGNPGDAPGGGGAGGTIVLRTNALSDISVEANGGVGGNQTLAATNEAEGPGGGGGGGFIAVAGGAVARSATGGANGTTNRAVLSEFPANGATRGAAGEPNAAVTNIVMCSTVDLSIAITDSQTLLAPGDSTTYTITVTNTSTEPLPIFDAAVADTFPAGLTGVTWTCSATAGSACGAASGSGNLASTVTLAPGGIATYTVSATISASASGTLANTATVTAPSNVTDPSLGNNSATDNTTINRAPVASDDSITVDEDAAATAVPVLDNDSDFDNNSLTIIAVTQPSNGAAAITGGGTGLTITPQENYFGTMTFTYTIADGLGGQASATVTVTVSPVNDAPEITSLAPNPATEATGYTYTPARVDIDGPAQNWSVGAGDTCGGAVDAGTGEYTFTPAGPTPPASCTVSVQICDGGTPDLCDTQATVVSITATNDAPVITSTAPLAATEDAAYTYNPTRDDADGPAQNWSVGAGDTCGGAVDAGTGEYTFTPAGPTPPASCTVSVQICDGGTPDLCDTQATVISITATNDAPVITSIAPLAATEDAAYTYNPTRDDADGPAQTWTVGAGDTCGGAVDAGTGEYTFTPAGPTPPASCTVSVQICDGGTPDLCDTQATVISITAINSPPTLVDDNALATTAPVIIEVLANDSDVDGDTLTVTAVSVPNAGTAVINVDGTITYTPDGIFEGTVTFTYTVSDGNGGEATATVTVQTGADDDGDGLPTWLELVLETDPNDADSDDDGVVDGDEPAYDQDSDDDGIINALDPDSDNDGLFDGTELGLDCSNPDTDASAAACIADADGGATTTDPLNPDTDGGGVIDGQEDANHDGAVDAGESDPNSADDDAPPDSDGDGVPDDQDNCPSDANPDQANVDDDAPGDACDPDDDNDGFDDQVNVSGGSINCNAGSSAGDLPGGGGLALALCAAAFIARRRGVR
- a CDS encoding methyltransferase domain-containing protein: MSSVQRVADPSTSAELARFEAQKMAFAPLMFQAMRVARDSGVFDALYRAGKKGVVASDVAPTTNGLSPYAIDLLLEASFVAGFTEYDDARYYIKKAGVFWLKEPAVRINTDFSHHICYRAFGHFEASLREGLPIGLRELGAWSTLYEGLSSLPPVVRDSWFSFDNYYSDEVFALCLDRVFDRSVGRIMDIGANVGKFARACVARDAAVQIAMVDLPQQLALAAPNIEALPPAQASRVAAFPMNVLANDAVLPGTADVIWMSQFLDCFSEDQIASILRRASAALAPGGRVMILELLWNRQRYESARYCVVATSLYFACIANGNSRMYHSEVLRRLIEAAGLRVVAEDHEVGVCHSLLTCERA
- a CDS encoding aromatic amino acid lyase, producing MTLVPTISIGDGRLSYRDVVAVALGTRRVALSQNATWVQQMQRTRAAVHERLSGHSALYGIKTGFGASCTQEVGAALTQALATNLFRYHGAGVGAHFAASESAAVLVTRLAQLSAGYSGIRVETMQALEHLLAAGVLPCMPEIGSVGASGDLTPMSYVAAVLEGEREAYWQGKVVPAEVALREAGLVPWQLQPKESLSIMNGTSVMTALASIGLARANQFARWHATITAWNSWLLQGQAAHFDERIFVAKPHPGSAQYAAWVRDDLGVPARPIPHAGKVQDPYSIRCAPHVVGVLLDAAAHAANVVDIELNSAGDNPLVCPETGDILHGGNFYGGHVAYVADSLKTQVASSAEALERQLMLLCHAAPATGIPENLVLVLDESRVAHHGFKALEITASALVAEALKACMPATAFSRSTEGHNQDKVPMGTLAARELRQVLDLSEHVAVISLLAAAQATDAVNGAERLPAPLRNIYQWVRQTVPAFVGDERSDTWIIALLAAYRSELARFV